The Streptococcus iniae genome contains the following window.
ACTTGCTGCATAGGATGGTCTATTAAGACCTAATGATGCTAACAATGGGTCTTGGGCAAGATTTCCAGACTTCCCATCATCTCCATTTGTATCGTTACTAGAATCTTTATCTTTGACATCTTTTGTTGCACGTGGGTAACAATATTTAAGGTCTGTAACCTCTACCATGGTTGGTGTTGTCGACCCAATCTGAGCACTGGTATAGGTTCCAACCTTAAAGGTTCCAACAAGTTGACCAACTTCTCTATTAACTTTTGTAGGGGTGTAGTTATCTGGCGGAACAGTCTCATTAGCCTCTGTTGTGCCAGCCGGTTCTTCCTTACGGTTTAATTTATAGTCAAAAGTGTTACTTCCTGGATTAAAGACACTTTCTGGAACAGCAATTGTGACCTTATTACCTTCTTGTTTTACAGTTCCACGAATTTGAGTTGTTGAATCAGTTACAGTCTCAACAACCTTTTTACCATTCAAAGTAATGGAATCAACGGTATATCCATCTGTAATGGTGAAATCACCTTTAACATCTTCTTTGACAAGGGCTGAGGTTACAGCTTTTAATATCTTATCTGAAAAGACATTAATATCAGATTCGTTAACATAGAAGGAGGCCTTTTCTCCAGTTGGAAGAATCTTGTCAGGTGAGGCCACACTTTCAATAGCTTCATGGAAGACTGCTTGAATGGATCTTGGGTCGCCCGTCTGCATTGTTGTTTTTGAGTCTGGCGAGTCTAGACGGTTTAAATAAGCTGATCCATATTGTGCATTTCCTGTAAAAGCTTTAGTATCTTCCCAGAATCCTACAACAACAGTCGCATCATTACCAAGTTTCTGCTTCAGGTCAGTACCTTTTGCTTTCAATTCAGCAGCACGTTTAATGTAATCTTGTGCCGCTTCAGGCCAAACTTGATATCCGTTTTCATCATAACTAGCCCATTCCCTAACAAGCAATTCTGTTCGGTCTAAACTACGATCAAAATAGACAGTAGGATCACCAACTTTCCGATACCCATTAGCAACACCATCTGTTACTAATAAGAAGACAGTTTTTCTATTATTGGTCATAGGCCCTTTGATACGATTGTATTCTGCTATGGTATCATCAATAGCCGGTACTGTTGGTGTTCCTCCGTTCGTATGGAAACTATCAATTGCTTTATTGATATCAGTTGTACTACTCATTAAAGCACTTGGCTTATAATTATAACGATAATCTGCTCCTGTTTCCGGCGTTACCCCAACTACTGTAGTAAAATCATTCACTGACGTTTTCGGGTTTGAGCCAATAGTTCCTGTTGCATATGAACCTTTCAAGTTTTCTAACGGATAGTAATTGTCGTAATAAAAGAACTTTTGACCATATGAATTATAGCGAAAATAACCAGGTAAGTAAGTATCGATATCTACATATACATATTTACTTGATGCATTATAAGTAAATTTGTAGGTTGAACTCCGGTAACTAATATCAGAGTCAATCCCACGATAGGTATTAACCATAACGCGGTCAGTCGTTTCTGGGTTACTTGTAAAAACAAGTTTTGGGTTCTTTTCATCATAGGTTGCACCAGCATCAAGAGGTGTTGTTAACTTTTTCAAAGCCTCCTGAACACTGCCAATTGTATCTTTAAAGGAACCACTATTATCTTGTAAAATTACCAAGTCGATTGGCTGTCTAGGCATTTTCCAATCCACTTTTTCAACGGTTTCTATTTTAATAGAACACCCTTCTTGTGTTGCTTTGGTTGTTGTTGTTGTACCTGTTACGATTGTCCCCAATTCTTGAGCTTTTACAAACAATCCATTGGCAAAAAATGCCGTCCCCGATACTGCAACCATGGCAACTAGAACTCTAACAAACCACTTTTTAAAAGCTTGTTTGTCTATTTGCTTCATTCTCTCTCTCCTCTATAGCATCTCAATCATGCTAACATACTGTTATCTAATTAACCTCATATATCGTGTTTTTCTCGCTTGCGTTGCTGCTAATCAAATAACATGACATCCAATTACACTCCATCAATCTTGTTTAATACCACCTTTCTAGAACCGTTTCTTAAAGACTTTTGCAACAGTTGCCAACATTCCTAAAAGCATTAAGCCTGATAATTCAAGTAATTGATTAGAATCTCCCGTTCGAGGTAATTCTTCTTTTGTCACTACTTGTTTTACGTCTTGCTTTTGTTTTGGAGTATCCAATTGAGTCTGATTCGATATCGGTGTATTTTTTACTGGGTTGCTTGGAGTTGGTTTTTCCATTGTCCCAACTTCAATAATTTCAGAAGTTGGTGCTTCAATCAGCTCTTCAGAAATCAATTCTCTTGAAATTTCGACACCATTTACTGTAATGACAGTGTAAACACGTTTTATAACGCCTTGCTTACCCACCTGAAGTTGATTTTCTTTTCCTTTTTCTAGGTTAGAGTTTTCTACAACAATGCTTGAATAATCAATTGCTTCAGTAACAATCTCTTCAGAAACAACTGTTACAACATCTGGTTGCTTAGTCCCTCGGAGGTATACTGCTTCTTGTCCTGCAACAATGTCTTTTTCACTGCTTGTTGTGATGACTTCAACTGAACTTGCATCTTTTAGTTGATAGCTAGTAACTACTGTTTTATGTCCTGCTTCTGCAGCTGTTTTTAGTTTAGTTTGACCAATTTCTAATGTTGGGTCATCTTCATAAACAACTGTGGTTGGTGCTGGAATAACAACCACTTCTTCTTTTGGCATTGTTCCAACTTTGATAACTGTTGGAACCATTGCTGTGATGAGTTTTTCGGAACCAACATCTCGAACACCATTGGTTTCAGTGTAGCTTTGTTCTCCAGCTGTACCTATTTTAGTTGTTTGTTGTCCATAAGCTAGACTTGGATCTGCTTCGTAAACTGTGGTCACGGCGATTGCTTCCGTCTTAGTAACTGTCACTGGTACAACATCTGGCTGTTTGGTCCCTCGTAAGTATACTGCTTCTTGTCCTGCAACAATGTCTTTTTCACTGCTTGTTGTGATGACTTCAGCTGATGTGGCATCTTTTAATTGATAACTTGTAACAACTGTCTTGCTTCCTGCTACTGCTGCTGTTTTTAGTTTGGTTTGACCTATTTCTAATGTTGGGTCATCTTCATAAACAACTGTGGTTGATGCTGGAATTGCAACAACTTCTTCTTTTGGCATTGTCCCAACTTTTATAACTGTCGGAACCATTGCTGTGATGAGTTTTTCGGAACCAACATCTCGTACACCATTAGTTTCAGTGTAACTTTGTTCCCCTGCTGTACCTGTTTGAGTGATCTGTTGGCCGTAGGCTAGACTTGGATCTGCTTCGTAAACTGTGGTCACGGCGATTGCTTCCGTCTTAGTAACTGTCACTGGTACAACATCTGGCTGTTTGGTCCCTCGTAAGTATACTGCTTCTTGTCCTGCAACAATGTCTTTTTCACTGCTTGTTGTGATGACTTCAGCTGATGTGGCATCTTTTAATTGATAACTTGTAACAACTGTCTTGCTTCCTGCTACTGCTGCTGTTTTTAGTTTGGTTTGACCTATTTCTAATGTTGGGTCATCTTCATAAACAACTGTGGTTGGTGCTGGAATTGCAACAACTTCTTCTTTTGGCATTGTCCCAACTTTTATAACTGTCGGAACCATTGCTGTGATGAGTTTTTCGGAACCAACATCTCGTACACCATTAGTTTCAGTGTAACTTTGTTCCCCTGCTGTACCTGTTTGAGTGATCTGTTGGCCGTAGGCTAGACTTGGATCTGCTTCGTAAACTGTGGTCACGGCGATTGCTTCCGTCTTAGTAACTGTCACTGGTACAACATCTGGCTGTTTGGTCCCTCGTAAGTATACTGCTTCTTGTCCTGCAACAATGTCTTTTTCACTGCTTGTTGTAATGACTTCAGCTGATGTGGCATCTTTTAATTGATAACTTGTAACAACTGTCTTGCTTCCTGCTACTGCTGCTGTTTTTAGTTTAGTTTGACCAATTTCTAATGTTGGGTCATCTTCATAAACAACTGTGGTTGGTGCTGGAATAACAACCACTTCTTCTTTTGGCATTGTCCCAACTTTTATAACTGTCGGAACCATTGCTGTGATGAGTTTTTCTGAACCAGCATCTCGTACACCATTAGTTTCAGTGTAACTTTGTTCTCCTGCTGTACCTATTTTAGTTGTTTGTTGTCCATAAGCTAGACTTGGATCTGCTTCATAAACCTTTGTTACGGCAATTACTTCTGTCTTTGTAACTGTCACTGGAGTCGTACTTCCTCCATTAACAAGAGCACGGTATTTTTCAATTTTTTCTAAAAGCGTTGCCTTAGAAGCCTTCATATTCACAATGTTGTTTACAGCTGCAAAATCTGCAGCCGCATCATCGAACAGTTGCTTTGCATAAGCCACATCACCCTCATCAAGAAATAATTGGATATCATCTAGTTGTTGATTAACCTGATTTATCAAATTTTGTTCGTTTAAGTCTGGAACATCTTCGTCTGCTGGAGGTTCATCCGCTGTAGCTGCTAGTGTTACTGGTGTCGATAATTCTGTGCTTGGTTGAACAACTACTGGTGCTGCTACTGAGAAGGTAGCTTTTGGTGTCTCTAAGACCCTACTTGTCACTGTTGGTTCAACAGTTTTATTTGTTTCAGAAACGGTAGTAGTTTCTGGTGCTGTGACAAGTGGAGTCGTCGCTGTTAAGGTATCCTCTGCCTTAACTGTCTTTGTGGTAAATGACAGACTACCATCATCAACTAAAAGCTGAGAAAGTACTGCTACTGACAACAATGACAAGAACGAAAGGTGCTTGACCTGTTTTTTGGTTCCCATAATTTTCTCCTTATAATCCCTATTTTATGATGATTATCGTAATAAATGTTACTGACCTAATATGTTTTCATCGACATAATCTATTGACAATTAGATGGGCTTTTGTCTCACCAATTATCCAGCTTTGTCCAATTTTACCCTAAAACCACAATCACTTTTTGTGATGATTAGGTTTTTCAATTAAAGCATTGATTTTTTGATCCATTTTGCTTTCTTTCATTTCTGAAACAGTGACATCTTTTACAACACCGTCACTATCGACATAAAAGAAGGTGGGTACCGAATCAATTTTCAAAGCTGTTGCAGCTGCCATCCCATTATCATAATAGTAGGGGAAATCAAATCCTTTTTCTGCAACATAGTTACTTGCTTTTGCTTTTGTTTCTTCTCCGTTACGTGAACCAGTTGCATTGATAAATAAGAAATTAACATCATTTTTGTATTTCGCATACATCTTGTTCATTGTTGGCATCATTGCTTGACAATGCGGACACCAGCTAGCCCACTCCATGACTATCGTTGGTTTTCCTAAGGTCGCATTTGATGAATAAGCCTCCTCATTAACACCAGTTAAACTCAATTCAGGCAATTTTTGACCAATAAATTCCTTAGCTGCTATTTTCTGATTATTAGAAGAATCTTCCCGACTTGTCCTATTTTTCACAACGGCAAAACCAAGACCCCCTGTTACGACTAATAACAGTACAACTAACACGATAAAATGTTTATAATTTTTCAATTATTTCTCTCCCCAATCTACCCATATTATCAATTAAATTATAACACATTAAACTCATTTTAAACGTTTTTTCTAACTTTTTAATATTTTTAAACAGATAGTTATCAAACTCTCATATTACCTTTTTAAAATTAAAAAAACTCCCTCCGATAATAGAAGAAAGTTAAATAAATAGATAAATAAAAAAGAGCACACACTCGATATCGCTTAGGGCTGCTGGATTCCTCCCCTGACCCACTTCACGCACAAGTGTTGCTCCATTTATTATTGTACCATACTTTTTGATATTTGCAATATCTTTACCTAAGAATCACTTTGGCAAATCAAAGAAGTAATTTCTCAAAGTAAGTTACGTCTGCCCTCCAAAACCGGAAGTTAGTGTGAAAAGGATTTTTATGGTGGAATTAAGTCTGAGACGTTTGGATTAGAAATGAGTTTATCCATCATGACAAAACACAAACACCTAACTCTCTCAGACCGTAATGACATCCAATCTGGTTTGGATAGAGGAGAAACCTTTAAAGCCATCGGGCTTAATCTACTGAAACACCCTACTACTATCGCAAAAGAAGTCAAACGAAATAAGCAACTAAGAGAATCAACCAAAGACTGCCTAGACTGTCCGCTACTAAGAAAAGCTCCCTATGTTTGTAATGGGTGTCCAAAGAGGAGGATCAACTGTGGTTACAAGAAGACCTTCTATCTTGCTAAGCAAGCTCAAAGGAACTACGAAAAACTTTTAGTTGAATCTAGAGAAGGAATCCCTTTGAACAAAGAGACCTTCTGGAAAATAGATAGAGTCCTTTCTAATGGGGTCAAGAAGGGCCAACGTATCTATCATATCCTCAAAACCAACGATCTAGAAGTGAGTTCTTCAACCGTTTATCGACACATCAAGAAAGGCTACCTATCCATCACACCAATCGACCTACCTAGAGCTGTGAAGTTCAAAAAAAGGCGAAAGAGCACACTCCCTCCTATTCCAAAAGCGATTAAAGAAGGGCGACGGTACGAGGATTTTATAGAACTCATGAACCAATCAGAGCTGAACTCCTGGCTTGAAATGGACACGGTTATTGGACGGATTGGTGGAAAGGTCCTTCTCACCTTCAATGTCGCCTTCTGTAACTTCATCTTTGCCAAACTGATGGATTCTAAGACAGCTATCGAAACTGCTAAACACATACAGGTCATTAAGAGGACACTCTATGATAACAAGAGAGACTTCTTCGAACTCTTTCCTGTTATCCTAACGGATAATGGTGGGGAATTCGCTAGAGTGGATGATATTGAGATAGATGTTTGTGGACAGTCTCAACTCTTCTTTTGTGACCCTAATCGGTCTGACCAGAAAGCAAGAATCGAGAAGAATCATACCCTCGTGAGAGACATACTGCCTAAGGGGACTTCCTTCGACAACTTGACTCAAGAGGACATTAATCTGGCACTATCTCATATCAACAGCGTTAAGAGACAGGCTCTAAATGGTAAAACGGCTTATGAGCTATTCTCTTTTACTTACGGAAAAGACATCGCAAGTATACTCGGTATTGAGGAAATTACTGCGGAAGACGTCTGCCAATCTCCCAAACTATTAAAAGACAAAATCTAATAAAAGACAAAATCTAACCTAATCAACTAACTGATACAACCTAAACGTCTCACACTAACTTCAACCATAGCGGAACTTAATCTGAAACGCTTTCAGATGAGGAGGTTTTCTTGTACCCTTTTTTTGCGATTTTTAACTCTGAAAACCTATGAAATCAAGTATTATAAAAACCAACGGAACTTAGTCTGAGACGGATTTTCGTTGGTTTTTATTGGTTTTTATCAGACTAAATTCCATTTCTACTAGAGGTGGAACTTACTTTGAGAATTTAGCGGCAAATCAAAGATGAACAATTTAGTAAGGCTAAGTTTTAATGGTTTATTTCTTTCGTTTCCTCCAAAGATTTTGCACTATCAGTATCTGAGAGGTCCGTCTCTTTTTCCTTATCGTTTTGATCTGAGCCTGTCCTTGACACTTCTAAAGTCTCTTTCATCTCCTTGCTTTCATCTAAGTCATCTAAGCCATCTGAGACTAAGGCATCCTCACCAGAAACAGGATTAACAAACTCATCTAACCAGCTACTTGTTCTTCCAACTGCTTGATTTGTTTTAGGCTGTTGCGTCCTTACTTCTTCTGAGGATTCTTTGCGTTCAGGAGTAGTCTCATGATTGGCTTTGTTGAAGTGCATTGTATAAACAGTATCTGATGTTACTGGTTTGTTCAATTCTTCTTTACTCAAGTTATCTTTAGTTTCATCACGTTTATAACCTGGATCTGCTTGTGCCCAAGGTGGTAAAATACCGGCTTGTGCTAGGGAATAATTTTTTCTAACAAGGTAAACAAGGGTTTTACTTCTGCCTGTACGTGTCACCAATTGACCACCTTCTTCTGCCTTAAAGCCAACTGCTGCATAATTCTCAGGATTATGATAGTAGAAATTGCGATGTCTACTTGGGTCATCTTTATCCGTCGGATTATTGCTGTCTGCAGCCACATATGGACCGATATAAGGAGCTGTTGTTCCAAAGGCTGCCAAGTTTACTGTAACACCAACTTTAGCATTTTCATCCTTTTCATAAGAACCCGAACGGCGGTACTCAATGAATTCAAAATTTGGATGTGGAACAGGTTCTGGATCTACTAAACCTTGTTGTCTTGCTTCTTTCCATGTTAACTCTGGGTTAACCAGATAGTAGAATCCACCTTGAACATGGCCATTAAGTTTAAGACGCCCATTCGTAAAGGTTGTGTAACGAACAGGAACGTAGGTTGATAAATCAAAGTCATCGAAATTATCTCCAGGGCCATAAACATTCTTTTCTGGTTTTTTTCTAAATTTGTCAAAGTCAACATAGAAAGCTTGGTGTTCCCTTTCCATTTTTCCTTTTGTTGGCATGGTTGCATTCCAACCTTTAAAGACACGTCCTTCTTCTTTAACAGCCTCTGGAAGTTTAATGTTGACATCTTCCCAATTCATGTCTTTACGAACTAAATAATAGATGCGTTTGGTTTTTTGACCATTAATTTTCAGGTCGCCATAATGGCTATTGGTACTAAAGGTTAGCAAGATAAAGTTTTTAATATTTTGTATCCCCTCAACCTTATATTTATCATAAACCCCATTACGTGTTAAGTTATCCATTGAACCTTCTGTATAAAATGGACCATAAACTGTTTGTGTCTCTTGGTCTAGAGTAGTGCTCTCTGTTTTGACATCACGTTCTGGATCGTCTGGTAAATCGGGATCAATTTTATAAACATGGGCATGGTCGCCATGACGAACACTCATATAGTTTCCATCCACCGTAATGTCTTCTCGCTTCACTTGAAAACGTGCCATGTACTCTTTGATCAGTCTTTCTTTACGTTGTTCAAAACTTTCACCATCTTCTTTTCTAAGAATATGGTCTTCAGGACTAACAAATGGCTTACTTGGATCAAGATCTTTCAAGAAAATAAGATGAGTGTGCTCTTCATGTGGGTACTCTAACCCAACTTGCCCTTGATGGATTACTTTTTTAATGCGGCTAGAATCAATACCTAAACCTTTTGCTAGATAAGCCCGTTTCAACTGGTAATCAGCCTCTTCTTCTTCTGTTAAGGTTTTTGTCTCTCCTTTAGATTTATAGCGATCCACTAGATAAGACCATTTACTCTTACTCAAAGCTTCAAAACTTATTGGGTGTAAATGGTTGCCATGTTTGACTAAAATACCTGTATCTGTACTTCCACTGATATTTGTACCATCAAATAAGAAGCCATCACTGGTTCTAAAGTCAAGCCCCGACACACCAGCTTGATGAGAAATGACAGGAGGTTGAGCTGGCAAGAATGGTCTTGTAGTACTGATGTGATGAACAAGGTTAGTGCCTAAACTTGATTTTAAAATATAGTGGTAATGATCGCCATGGCGAACAGTGTAACCATTAGCATCCTCTGCCACAATATCATTAGGGTTAAAGACATAACCATCATCGGCATGACCAGCAGCTGACCTAGCTTGAGAGCTTGCAGAAGCCTGTGAAACTGGCCCTTCCTTATAGGTTTTAGGAATCAAATACTCCCACTTTGTTCCCTTTAAGTCTGAATAAAAGAAAAAGTGTTTGTGGTCACCATGTTTTACAATAATGCCCGATTCTGTTTTCCCTTCAATCTGTGATTCACTGGTCAGCATAAAGCCATCATCGGTCGGTTTATCAATCCCTGAAATCTCTTTGTTTCGTGATTTCTTCGATGATTTGACAGCTTTAGCTTTTTTGGATTTTGACAGTTTTTGATGCTTTTTATGCCCTTGAACCCCTTCTTTTGCCGGCTGTGATTGACAAGCCGAAAGCGCAAGACTGCACGATAGTAAAATACCCGTTAGGCATAAAAGACGATTCTGCTTTTTAATCATAAAAGTTAACTCTCCTTTATTTTAATTTACCAGTTAAGTATATACCTTTTTCTAATCAGATTCAATAGTTTTTCTAAGATAATTCTTTCTTTTGGAAGACAAAAAGAGAACGGCCTTAAACGTCCTCTTGCTTATCTATTTTTTTGGCATCCTTTTTCTTCTGACGATTTTGACGGAAAAAGTTCTGCATAATTGCTGCGCAGTCATGGGCTAAAAGCCCCATTTCAACCTCAACACGGTGATTAAGACGGTGATCAGACAAAATATCATAAAGGCTACCCGCAGCCCCGAATTTTTGATTACTAGCACCAAAAATAACCCGCGGAATCCTTGCTAAACCAATAGCTCCGCTACACATCACACACGGCTCAATAGTCACAACTAAGGTCGTGTCTAAAAGACGCCAATTACCTTGGTGGTGATTGGCTTCGTTTATGGCCATGATCTCAGCATGCATGATAGCCTGATTTAATTCCTCACGCGCATTGTGTCCACGACCTATTATCTGGCCATCTTTAACAATAACACAACCAATGGGAATTTCTTCTTTAAGGAGGGATTTCTCTGCTTCTTTCAAAGCTTCCCGCATAAAATATTCTTTTTCTTCTTGACTATAATCCATTAGGTATTACACCCCAAATCCCAAACCTTACCTGGACAAGCCAAGTCAACTGGTATGGCATCCGCATATTTTTGTGTCTCTGCCTTTAAAATCGCCAAATGATTTTCTGGATCAATTCCTTGCGGCGCTACAGGTGGCATATGGGTTAAGACCAATGTTTTGACCTTAGCTTCTTGAGCAATGAGGCCTGCCTCTTTACTGGTTAAATGGGCAATATGATTCTCCATTCCCTCATACAAATAGACATCTGCTAAGAACAGGTCTGCATCACTAGCAAAAGACGAAAGGCCTTCAAAATAGCCAGTATCTGCTGTAAAGACTAAGACTTGCCCTGTCTTACGCTCCACTATTCTAAAAGCATAACAAACAACTGGGTGAACTGTTTTGATGAAAGTAATGTCAAACGGACCTATAGACTGACTTCCATTAATATCATAGGCAATACCTTCTGAAACACCATCTAAAGTCAGTTTTTCAAATTCATGAATGTCTTCATTATGGCCATAAATCGGTAAAACCTTTGCTTGCCACAAGTGTTTCGGATAAAGTTGGCGATAATGGCGCAGAACCCCCAAATCAGCCACATGATCAGGGTGGTAATGACTGATAATAACAGCATCCAAATCAAGCGGACTCATGACCTTTTCCAATTCATTAACAGCGCGACTGCCCGCATCCATCAAAAGGGTGAAGCCATCTTCTCCTGTTAGTAAATAGGATGTTGTTCCCGCATTCTGATAGGGGTAAGCTCCCCAAGATCCCAGACATCTAATCTCCATGTCAACTCCTCGATTTTTATTTCTTCTATTATATCAAAAAATCGTCTCCTGTGACGGGATGAGCAGGGCACCTGATTTTACGACTGCTTAATAAAGGCATCCTTAATACGACTAGCAATCACAATTGCAAGCACAGCTTTCAGGGTATCCCCTGGAATAAAAGCCAAGTTAGACAACAAAGCTGTAACAAGTGACATGCCGGTAAAATGCGACAACCAAATAGCACCTAAAATATCAACCAAAAGCACACCAGTTAGTAAAAGTGCTGTGATCGCCTTCATTTGTTGGGGCACAGGCAAAGCCTTGTAAGCTAGTGTGAAAAAAGCTGGTGTTAGTAACCAACCAATAACGTAACCAGCTGTTGGCCCTGCTAGAACTGGAAGTGTGCTACTGCCACCTGAAAATACCGGTAGAAAAATTCCCAAGAGTAAAAAAATGAGAACAGTCATCGTACCACGTTTAGCACCTAAGACAAGAGCCGTTAACATAACTGCTAAATTCTGAAGAACAATCGGTACTGGAATAAATCCCA
Protein-coding sequences here:
- a CDS encoding G5 domain-containing protein, whose translation is MGTKKQVKHLSFLSLLSVAVLSQLLVDDGSLSFTTKTVKAEDTLTATTPLVTAPETTTVSETNKTVEPTVTSRVLETPKATFSVAAPVVVQPSTELSTPVTLAATADEPPADEDVPDLNEQNLINQVNQQLDDIQLFLDEGDVAYAKQLFDDAAADFAAVNNIVNMKASKATLLEKIEKYRALVNGGSTTPVTVTKTEVIAVTKVYEADPSLAYGQQTTKIGTAGEQSYTETNGVRDAGSEKLITAMVPTVIKVGTMPKEEVVVIPAPTTVVYEDDPTLEIGQTKLKTAAVAGSKTVVTSYQLKDATSAEVITTSSEKDIVAGQEAVYLRGTKQPDVVPVTVTKTEAIAVTTVYEADPSLAYGQQITQTGTAGEQSYTETNGVRDVGSEKLITAMVPTVIKVGTMPKEEVVAIPAPTTVVYEDDPTLEIGQTKLKTAAVAGSKTVVTSYQLKDATSAEVITTSSEKDIVAGQEAVYLRGTKQPDVVPVTVTKTEAIAVTTVYEADPSLAYGQQITQTGTAGEQSYTETNGVRDVGSEKLITAMVPTVIKVGTMPKEEVVAIPASTTVVYEDDPTLEIGQTKLKTAAVAGSKTVVTSYQLKDATSAEVITTSSEKDIVAGQEAVYLRGTKQPDVVPVTVTKTEAIAVTTVYEADPSLAYGQQTTKIGTAGEQSYTETNGVRDVGSEKLITAMVPTVIKVGTMPKEEVVVIPAPTTVVYEDDPTLEIGQTKLKTAAEAGHKTVVTSYQLKDASSVEVITTSSEKDIVAGQEAVYLRGTKQPDVVTVVSEEIVTEAIDYSSIVVENSNLEKGKENQLQVGKQGVIKRVYTVITVNGVEISRELISEELIEAPTSEIIEVGTMEKPTPSNPVKNTPISNQTQLDTPKQKQDVKQVVTKEELPRTGDSNQLLELSGLMLLGMLATVAKVFKKRF
- a CDS encoding MBL fold metallo-hydrolase, translated to MEIRCLGSWGAYPYQNAGTTSYLLTGEDGFTLLMDAGSRAVNELEKVMSPLDLDAVIISHYHPDHVADLGVLRHYRQLYPKHLWQAKVLPIYGHNEDIHEFEKLTLDGVSEGIAYDINGSQSIGPFDITFIKTVHPVVCYAFRIVERKTGQVLVFTADTGYFEGLSSFASDADLFLADVYLYEGMENHIAHLTSKEAGLIAQEAKVKTLVLTHMPPVAPQGIDPENHLAILKAETQKYADAIPVDLACPGKVWDLGCNT
- a CDS encoding TlpA family protein disulfide reductase translates to MKNYKHFIVLVVLLLVVTGGLGFAVVKNRTSREDSSNNQKIAAKEFIGQKLPELSLTGVNEEAYSSNATLGKPTIVMEWASWCPHCQAMMPTMNKMYAKYKNDVNFLFINATGSRNGEETKAKASNYVAEKGFDFPYYYDNGMAAATALKIDSVPTFFYVDSDGVVKDVTVSEMKESKMDQKINALIEKPNHHKK
- the tadA gene encoding tRNA adenosine(34) deaminase TadA; translated protein: MDYSQEEKEYFMREALKEAEKSLLKEEIPIGCVIVKDGQIIGRGHNAREELNQAIMHAEIMAINEANHHQGNWRLLDTTLVVTIEPCVMCSGAIGLARIPRVIFGASNQKFGAAGSLYDILSDHRLNHRVEVEMGLLAHDCAAIMQNFFRQNRQKKKDAKKIDKQEDV
- a CDS encoding IS30-like element ISSag9 family transposase, which translates into the protein MTKHKHLTLSDRNDIQSGLDRGETFKAIGLNLLKHPTTIAKEVKRNKQLRESTKDCLDCPLLRKAPYVCNGCPKRRINCGYKKTFYLAKQAQRNYEKLLVESREGIPLNKETFWKIDRVLSNGVKKGQRIYHILKTNDLEVSSSTVYRHIKKGYLSITPIDLPRAVKFKKRRKSTLPPIPKAIKEGRRYEDFIELMNQSELNSWLEMDTVIGRIGGKVLLTFNVAFCNFIFAKLMDSKTAIETAKHIQVIKRTLYDNKRDFFELFPVILTDNGGEFARVDDIEIDVCGQSQLFFCDPNRSDQKARIEKNHTLVRDILPKGTSFDNLTQEDINLALSHINSVKRQALNGKTAYELFSFTYGKDIASILGIEEITAEDVCQSPKLLKDKI
- a CDS encoding biotin transporter BioY, with protein sequence MFKTKDLVYMAMMATLMIVLGMIPAIPLGFIPVPIVLQNLAVMLTALVLGAKRGTMTVLIFLLLGIFLPVFSGGSSTLPVLAGPTAGYVIGWLLTPAFFTLAYKALPVPQQMKAITALLLTGVLLVDILGAIWLSHFTGMSLVTALLSNLAFIPGDTLKAVLAIVIASRIKDAFIKQS
- a CDS encoding pneumococcal-type histidine triad protein — encoded protein: MIKKQNRLLCLTGILLSCSLALSACQSQPAKEGVQGHKKHQKLSKSKKAKAVKSSKKSRNKEISGIDKPTDDGFMLTSESQIEGKTESGIIVKHGDHKHFFFYSDLKGTKWEYLIPKTYKEGPVSQASASSQARSAAGHADDGYVFNPNDIVAEDANGYTVRHGDHYHYILKSSLGTNLVHHISTTRPFLPAQPPVISHQAGVSGLDFRTSDGFLFDGTNISGSTDTGILVKHGNHLHPISFEALSKSKWSYLVDRYKSKGETKTLTEEEEADYQLKRAYLAKGLGIDSSRIKKVIHQGQVGLEYPHEEHTHLIFLKDLDPSKPFVSPEDHILRKEDGESFEQRKERLIKEYMARFQVKREDITVDGNYMSVRHGDHAHVYKIDPDLPDDPERDVKTESTTLDQETQTVYGPFYTEGSMDNLTRNGVYDKYKVEGIQNIKNFILLTFSTNSHYGDLKINGQKTKRIYYLVRKDMNWEDVNIKLPEAVKEEGRVFKGWNATMPTKGKMEREHQAFYVDFDKFRKKPEKNVYGPGDNFDDFDLSTYVPVRYTTFTNGRLKLNGHVQGGFYYLVNPELTWKEARQQGLVDPEPVPHPNFEFIEYRRSGSYEKDENAKVGVTVNLAAFGTTAPYIGPYVAADSNNPTDKDDPSRHRNFYYHNPENYAAVGFKAEEGGQLVTRTGRSKTLVYLVRKNYSLAQAGILPPWAQADPGYKRDETKDNLSKEELNKPVTSDTVYTMHFNKANHETTPERKESSEEVRTQQPKTNQAVGRTSSWLDEFVNPVSGEDALVSDGLDDLDESKEMKETLEVSRTGSDQNDKEKETDLSDTDSAKSLEETKEINH